AAACAAGGGAGATTCTGTCCTTGAAGGTAATGACCTCGTAATTATTGAATAATATGGGAGATTTTATAAACTTTTTAGGAAACAACCTTGCCGATTTCTGGACGTATACAGGATTTGCCAACGCAACAGGAGGACACGTCGTTATGCTCCTTATTGGCCTGTTCTTTATTTATCTGGCTATAGCCAAAGAATTCGAGCCAATGCTGCTGATTCCTATCGGATTCGGTATTCTGATCGGTAATATACCTTTCAACATGGATGCGGGACTGAAAGTCGGCATCTATGAAGAAGGTTCAGTATTGAACATATTGTATCAGGGAGTGACGTCCGGCTGGTATCCGCCGCTCATCTTTTTGGGTATCGGCGCCATGACCGACTTCTCTGCACTTATCTCTAACCCGAAGCTGATGCTAATCGGTGCAGCCGCACAATTTGGTATCTTCGGTGCTTACATGATTGCATTGGAAATGGGATTTGACCCGATGCAGGCCGGTGCTATCGGTATCATCGGTGGTGCAGACGGTCCGACGGCTATCTTCCTTTCATCCAAACTGGCCCCTAACTTAATGGGAGCTATTGCGGTGTCTGCCTATTCCTATATGGCGTTGGTCCCGGTGATACAGCCGCCTATCATGCGTCTGCTCACCACAAAACACGAACGCGTAATCCGCATGAAACCGCCGCGTGCTGTTTCTCACACAGAGAAAGTAATATTCCCGATTATCGGTTTGTTACTGACTTGCTTCCTGGTTCCTTCCGGTTTGCCTTTGTTGGGTATGCTGTTCTTCGGTAACTTGTTGAAAGAAAGTGGTGTAACACGCCGTTTGGCAAACACCGCCAGCGGTCCGCTGATTGATACGATTACTATCCTGTTAGGTCTTACAGTAGGTGCTTCTACGCAAGCGTCCGAGTTCCTCACTTTCGACTCTATCAAGATTTTCGCCCTCGGTGCTTTGTCATTCATCATTGCAACTGCATCCGGCGTACTGTTCGTTAAGCTCTTCAACCTCTTCTTGAAGAAGGACAACAAAATTAATCCGTTGATCGGTAATGCAGGTGTATCTGCTGTTCCCGACTCGGCACGTATCTCACAAGTTATCGGTTTGGAATACGATCCGACCAATTACCTGTTAATGCACGCTATGGGTCCGAACGTAGCAGGTGTAATCGGTTCGGCTGTTGCCGCCGGTATCCTGTTAGGATTCTTAATGTAGAGATAAGATGCCCTGCCGGATTTCCATTCGGCATGTCTTAAACTATAAAAGTAGAATTCTTCTCTACGAAAATGCCTCTTTCTGCGGAAAGGGGCATTTTTTATTGTTCTTCTTTTCTTTATGTCATATTCTCTGTTATGTTATCCTGTGTTATCGATACGTTAATCTATCTGAAACATATTACGAATATTTCGTAAGTACAATAATTTTAGTAACTTGCGCTTTATAAACGACACACTAAAATTACAATTTATGAAACGGATACTTCTACTACTCCTGCTCTGTTCCACCACCCTATTAATGGCACAGCAGACTGACCCTATCCAAGAGGCTATGGCAAGTTACGACTACGAAACGGCACTCTCGCTCATTGCACAAAAAAAGCCCGCCACTCCCCTATTGCTACAGAAAGGCAAAGCCCTGCGTAGCCTTGGACTGAACGCGGAAGCACTTTCCACCTATCAGGAAATCATAGGCAAGGATAGCACTAACACTCGCGCACTGATTGAGGCCGCCGAATGTTGCCGCACCCTTGCCAAATATAAGCAAGCATCAGCATATTATGAAAAAGTGCTCGACCTCACTCCGGAGAATAAATATGTACGCATACAGTATATCAACCTGCTTCTCGCCCAACAAAAGTTCCGCGAAGCATTGGGTGAAAGCAGCCTAATGACAGAAAAAGACAGTTCTGCTATCGCCCTGCATTTGCAAGCACAGAGTTTCGAAGGTATGAATGAACTTCTGCCTGCCGCGGGTTGCTACTACAATATTCAGGAAAAATATCCCGCCGACTATCTTGCCG
The nucleotide sequence above comes from Bacteroides caccae. Encoded proteins:
- a CDS encoding sodium ion-translocating decarboxylase subunit beta, with amino-acid sequence MGDFINFLGNNLADFWTYTGFANATGGHVVMLLIGLFFIYLAIAKEFEPMLLIPIGFGILIGNIPFNMDAGLKVGIYEEGSVLNILYQGVTSGWYPPLIFLGIGAMTDFSALISNPKLMLIGAAAQFGIFGAYMIALEMGFDPMQAGAIGIIGGADGPTAIFLSSKLAPNLMGAIAVSAYSYMALVPVIQPPIMRLLTTKHERVIRMKPPRAVSHTEKVIFPIIGLLLTCFLVPSGLPLLGMLFFGNLLKESGVTRRLANTASGPLIDTITILLGLTVGASTQASEFLTFDSIKIFALGALSFIIATASGVLFVKLFNLFLKKDNKINPLIGNAGVSAVPDSARISQVIGLEYDPTNYLLMHAMGPNVAGVIGSAVAAGILLGFLM